The window CATGAACATAGACATAGGAATTGCAAACCCAACAAAAATGGCGTTTTTAAATCCTAAAAAGAACATTAAAACGGTAACTACTAAGATAATTCCGAAAATAATATTGTTTACCAAATCATCAACTTGACCAATGGTTTTAGGAGATTGATCATTAGTAATGGTTACTTCTAAATCTTGAGGAAATATATTGTCTTTAGCTTCTTGAACAATTAACTGTACTTGTTCTGCAGCCGCTACCATGTTTTTACCTGCACGTTTTTTTACGTCCAGCATTACAACAGGCTTTTCAAACTCTCTTGCAAATGTGTTTTTGTCTTCTTCTTTAAAGGTAACCGTTCCAATATCTTTAAGATAGATGGCGTTACCATTTTCTGCTTTTACAACAAAATTGTTCAATTCAGAAGGTTTTTCTATTTCACCTATTATTCTAATTGTACGACGTTGTCCGCTAGTTATTAAATTACCTGCAGACATAGTAATATTCCCGTTTTTTATAGCACCAATAACATCATTAAAAGTTACATCCGCAGCCATCATTTTATAAATGTCTACAGCAACTTCTACTTCTTTTTCTTGTGCACCACGAATATCTGCTTTTTTAATTTCTTGAATATCTTCAATTTCATCTTGAAGGTATTCTGCAAAATCTTTTAATTTTTCAACAGGATAATCACCAGAAATATTAATGTTAAGAATTGGCATTTCTTCCGAAAGACTTAAATCAAAAACATCCGGTTCTACTTTAGCATCATTAAAAGTAGGCCAATCTTCACCAGAAGTTTCGGTGTCTATTTCGTCTTTAACTTTTTGTTTTGCTTGCTCTACAGTAATGTCTTCATCAAACTCTACCACTACCATCGAGTAATCTTCCTGTGATGTGGAGGTAATTTCAACCACATTACTAACCGATTTTAATCGATCTTCTAGAGGGTCTGTGATCAGTTTCTCTATATCTTCGGCAGTATTTCCAGGAAACACAGAGCTAACATATATTTTAGTTTCATTAACTTCTGGGAAATTTTCTCTTGGCATGCTAAAAAAAGCAGTGATACCAATGTAAAAAATAACAGCAATAAGCACATACATGGTAGTCTTATTGTTAATTGCCCAAGAGGATAAACCAAATTCCTTCTCTATCTTTTTTTTCTTTTTTGTCATTGTCTTTGGTTTAGTAATTTATTACTTTAACAGTTTGACCATCTTTTACACTTCGTGCTCCCTCTTTAATAAGTTCTGCATCATTTTCAATACCTTCCAAAACTTCAATCACATCACCTTGAGTTCTCCCTGTTTTTATAATAATTTTCTTAGCAACACCTTCTTTGTTGGCGTTTTTATTGTTTACTACATAAACGTATTGTTCTCCTTCTGCGTTTTCAGAAATGATACTTTGCGGAATTAATAACGCTTCTTCGTTAGTGTAGTCGTTAATTTTAAGCTTTGCAGTTAAATTAGGTTTTATTGTTTTGTCTTTATTAGGAATAGCAACTTCTATTTTAAACGTACGATTAGATGGATTGATAAAATCTCCAGCTTGACGTATGGTAGTTTCTACAGTTTTCCCTAAAATTGGAAATTCTGCAGTCACATCTTTACCTTTTACAACGTTTGCAATGTATGCTTCTGGAACATCGGTTTCAATATACATGTCGTCCAGATTAATAATTCTAATTAATTGCGATTGGCCTGCTGCAACAACACTTCCTTGTTCTGTAATAACATCGTCTATTGTTCCAGAAAAAGGTGCTTTTACATTTGTTTTACCTAACTGTTGTTGTAATTGATTCACTGCTTGGGTTTGTGCATCATAGTTAGATTTGGCTTGCAAATACTGAATTTCACTTCCAATTTTTTGTTTCCACAGTCTTTCTTGACGCTCAAAAGTAGTTTTTGCTAAATCTGCTTGAATTTGTAATTGTGCTACTTGTTGGCTTAATCCACCATCATCAATTTTAGCAAGTAATTGTCCTTTAGTTACTTTCTGTCCTTCTTTTACATATACCTTAGTAAGTATACCGTTGTATTCAGGATATATTACAATTAGATTTTTTGTAGTTACATTACCTTGAATTTCTAATACATGTTTAAACACTTCATGTTTTGCCGTAAAAGTGGTTATTAATGGTATTTTTTTAACCGTATCTAATTTAGAAATAGCTTCGTCTAAGATTGTGATTTTATCATGAATTACTTTTTGGTCATCAACTAGTTCTGTTCTTTTATTTCTTATTTTTTCTAAATTTTCAGTAGCTAAAATATTTTCTACCGAGTTTTTCTTTTTTTCACCTCCACAAGAGACTAATAAGAGCGTAAGAATTATTAGGGGATATATATTTTTCATTATAAAGTGTTTTCTGGTTGATTTAGTTTTTTGGTATTTCATTTAAAACAGTTTCTAGTTCTGCTTTGGTGTTAATTACATTTAACATCGCTTGTAATAATTCTTGCTGTGCTGTATATAATTGTGTTTGTGCTTGACGTAAATCGAAACTAGATGAAATACCTTCAAAAAATTTGATTTGGTTTTTTTGTTCAATGCGCTCTGCTAGGTTTAAATTATCTTTTTTGTTGGTATAATCTTCCATTGCAAATTGGTAATCGCTTTTTGCAGATGCTATTTGTAGTTTTAATTGTTGTTGTGTTTCTGTTAAGTCATCTTGCGCTTTTTCAAGATTTACTTTAGCTCTTTGTGTAGAAGCGCTTCGCATTCCAGAACTAAATAGTGGGATATTTAAGCTTACACCAAATAAAGATGAACCAAACCATTTTTGGTTTGTGTTGGCAAAATGAAATTTTTCATTATATGCTGTGTATCCACCATTTATAAATGCATCCAGTGTTGGTAAAGACTTGCTTTTCTCTAGCTTAAGTAATAACTCTTTAGAAACTTTGTCGTTTGCTGCAATTTTAAAATCTATGGTGTTTTCTACATTTTCTTCCACATCTAATAAGCTTAAAACTGAATTGTAGTTTGCTAATCCTTCTAGGTTTTGGGTTAATATAGAATCTGTATTCACATCTAGTCCAAGTGTGATGTTAAACATTTGGTATGCTAGTTTTTTAAGTCTTTCGGTATTTTTTAACTGACTTTCAACTCCCGAAAGGGTAATTTGTAATTGCTCTACACTTTCTTCTTCCTCTAAACCGTTTTCAAATATTTTAGTTATTTCAAAAATGTTTTTCTCTAAAACAGTAATGTTTCTTGTTAAAACGGCAATGCTTTCTTCTGCTAATAATACATTTCCGTAGGCGTTAATCACCGCTTTACGGACTTCTAAATCTGTTTTTTCTTTAGCGTTTTTAGAAATTTCTAAATATACTTTAGCAGATTGTAGACCTACTAAATAAGAACCATCAAATAGTTTTTGTGTTAAAGTAGCTGTTGCTGCTGTGTTTTGTTTTGTGCTAAAGGTAACAGGAACAAATGTTCCAGGTGCTCCTCCAGTGAGTTCGGCAGGAAGGAGTGTAACTTGTTGTTTTAACCAGTTTTGGTAATCTACAGATGCGCTTAACTGTGGTAAGCCTGTTGCTGTGGTTTCCCATTTTTGTAATTCTGCTGCTCTAATATCTCGAACTGCGTTTTTTGCTGTTCTATTATTTTCTAAAGCATAATCTATTGCTTCTTGTAAGCTGAATTTTGTCGTGGTTTCTTGCGAAAAAATAGCAGTAGTTATTAAGAATAATAGAAGTGTGATACTTTTTTTCATTCGATTGTTAAGATTGATTGGTTTTAATAAATTTGTTTAATGTTAATAGCCCATTCTCATTACAAATAGCTCTTAAGTGATATTCTAGGTAGCTCTCCATGAGGTAATCCATGGTGAATCTATCCGAAGGGAAAATATTTTCATCCTTAATTCCAGTCATACCATTAAAGTACATTCTAGAAATAAAATCTACATCTATGTTTTCTCTAAATAAGCCGGTATCTACACCTTTTTGTATACTGTCTTTTACAGAGACATACATTTTCTCAAATTGTTTCATTTGTAAACTTCGAAAAATTTGAGGATAATACTTTTTTAATTGAAACTGAGGCGATGTTTTTTCGTTTTTTAAATAATTCATCACGTACATTTTTATGTCGTATAATTCCTCAATAGGATTATGCGATGCATTACAAATGCAATCTATTCCACCACAAATGTTTTCAAACATATTTAATGTAGTAGCTTCAATTAGTTTGGTTTTATTATCAAAATTTTGATAAATAGTTTTTTTAGATATACCTAACGCGTTAGCTATATCATCCATGGTAACACTCTTAAAACCTAAGGTTAAGAATAATTCGCCGGATTTATGTATAATTTTTTCTCTCATAATTGGATGCAAATGTACATCAGGAAACTTTAAAAACAAAAATAGTTTCCATAGTTTTAATCATTTTTTAACTTTTACTTAAAAGAATGGCTTTATTTTTTTTTAATTCACTTATTTTTGCGGGATGCAAAACATTCTATTTTATCAAGAAGCATTCGTTACCTATTTAGAGAAATTTGTTTCTAAGCGAGAACCAGAATCACTATATGATCCTATTCATTATATATTACAATTAGGAGGTAAAAGATTACGTCCAGTATTAACATTAATGACTGCAGAGATTTTTAATGGCGATCATAAAAAGGCTTTAGATGCTGCCTTAAGTATTGAGGTGTTTCATAATTTTTCATTGGTTCATGATGATATTATGGATGATGCTCCTTTACGTAGAGGAAAAGAAACGGTGCATGAAAAATGGAATATAAACACAGGGATTCTATCTGGAGATGCCATGCTTATTTTAGCATATCAACTTTTTGAAAACTATGATCCAAAGACCTTTCAGTCACTTGCAAAATTATTTAGTAAAACAGCGTTAGAGGTTTGCGAAGGACAACAATATGATATTGATTTTGAAACTCGAGATGATGTTGCCATTGTAGAGTATTTAAAAATGATAGAGTACAAAACCGCAGTTTTGGTTGGTGCAGCAATGCAAATGGGAGCCATTGTAGCCGAAGCAACAGAAGAAGATCAAGCTATAATTTACCAATTTGGTAAAAACTTAGGAATAGCATTTCAATTACAAGACGATTATTTAGATGCTTTTGGTGATCCTAAGACTTTTGGAAAACAAGTTGGAGGTGATATTATTGAGAACAAAAAAACATACTTGTATTTAAAGGCTTTAGAGTTCTCTTCGGAAGAAGATCAAGTGCAACTTCAGCATTTGTTTAGTATAAATCCATCGGATTCTTCTGATAAAATTGAAGCAACAAAAGAAATTTTTATAACTAGTGGTTCTGCTGAAGCTACAAAACAAGCCATTGAAGAGTATACTAACAAAGCGTTTTCCGTTTTAGAAACTTTACATATTTCCGAAGAAAGCAAAAACGAATTAATACAGTTTGGTAAACAATTAATGAATAGAAGTGTATAATTAAATTTTTATGTTTCCACGAAGATGGAAATCTGTTTTATGAATCTACCTACCACTTTTAATGATTTAATTGAAGAAGCTAACGGCCTTCAGCTCTATAAAAAACTTATAAAACAGCTTAATAAAGATTTTCTGTTTGCTAATATTGACTTAGATTTTGAAGAAGACATTCTTCCAACAAGTTTAAAACTAATGCTTCATGAAACCGTTTACAGACTCATACAAGAGAAATTTGCAGAGTATTTAAATCTATTGTACATCATAGATGTGCCAGAAAAACAAGTGAAAGCATTAAACGGAAACGATACCGTGCAACTAGCAGAAGAGGTTTCGTTTTTAATTTTAAAACGCGAATGGCAAAAAGTGTGGTTTAAAAATAAGTATAGTTAAACCTCCTTGATTTTTAGGTTGTGTTTAAAAATACACTCTCACAAAAGGAGCCCAAGAACTTGCATAAACACTTTTATCTTCCTTATAAAGTAAATCATATTTTATACCAATAGTGACGTTTTGTGTTCTATAACCAGCACCTACAAAAAGGGCAGGCGACCAGTAATTATCATCTTTTAATAGGGTGCTATCAAAATTCCGACTCACATTATTTTGTTCCAATTCTGCAGAAAGTTGTATTTCGTTTAAAGGATTGTACAAGCCAATTAAGCTTCCGCCTATAATAGTAGATTTAAAAGCGTCTTTCCTGCTAAAATAAGAGCCACTTAAGCCAATACCTAAAGCAAAAGCATTATCAAATTGATAAATAGCACTTGGCGCTAATGTTGCGCTAAAAGTTTTATTTCCAGTACTTAATCCAATTCCGCCTCCAAATCGGACTTTTTGCCAAAATACACTTTTTTGCTTCATATTATCCTCCTGCGCTTTTGCAGAAGTAACAACAAAACAGGAAAACACTAAAAAAACAATAATTTTTTTGGAGAAAGGATGGAATAAAGTCATAATTGTATAAAAAGTTAAATTAGAATGTTATAAATATAATAAAACTGCATCTAATTTTAGTAAAAGTTGTATTTTTGAAGAAATTTTGTTGAAGCTAGATTCTCTCAAAAAATATAATGGATAAATATTCCTTTTTAAACGCAGCACATACAGCATACTTTGCTGATCTTTACGACCAATATTTAAAAAACCCAGACTCTGTTGAGCCTAGTTGGAGAGCCTTTTTTCAAGGTTACGATTTTGGTTCTGAATCTTTTGGAGCAGAAGGGGGAACTGTGGAAGCAGTTTCAACACAAATTCCCGAGAACCTTCAAAAAGAGTTTCAGGTAGTAAAGTTAATCGATGGTTACAGAACCAGAGGTCACCTTTTTACAGCAACCAATCCCGTTCGTGCAAGACGAAAGTACGCACCAACCTTAGAAATTGAAAATTTCGGATTATCAGAATCTGATTTAGATACCGTTTTTAATGCAGGAGAAATTCTAGGTATTGGCGTGCAATCACTTCGTGAAATACGTAAACATTTAGAAGCAATTTATTGTAACTCTATAGGTATAGAGTATATGTATATTAGAAATCCGGAGCGTATGCAATGGATTCAAAATAAGTTAAATGTTAATGACAATCAGCCAAATTTTTCTGCCGATGAAAAAAAACATATACTTAAAAAACTAAACGAAGCCGTTTCTTTTGAAAGCTTTTTGCATACCAAATACGTTGGTCAAAAACGTTTTTCTTTAGAAGGAGGAGAATCTTTAATTCCAGCGCTTGATGCTTTAATTGAAAAAGCATCTGAATATGATGTAAAAGAATTTGTAATGGGAATGGCACATCGTGGTCGTTTAAGTACACTTACAAATATTTTTGGAAAATCTGCAAAAGACATCTTTAGTGAGTTTGATGGTAAAGATTATGAACAAGAAGTTTTTGATGGCGATGTAAAATATCATTTAGGTTGGACTAGCGATAGAGTTACAGATGCAGGAAAAAAGATAAACCTAAATATAGCGCCAAACCCTTCGCATTTAGAAACGGTTGGAGCAGTAGTAGAAGGAATAACAAGAGCAAAACAAGACGATAAGTATCCAGATAACCCATCACAAGTATTACCAATTGTAGTACATGGTGATGCTGCAATTGCAGGACAAGGTTTGGTGTACGAAATTGTTCAAATGGCACAGTTAGATGGTTACAAAACTAACGGAACTATTCATATTGTAGTAAATAATCAAATTGGTTTTACAACTAATTACTTAGACGCAAGATCTAGTACGTACTGTACCGATGTTGCTAAAGTAACCTTATCTCCTGTACTTCATGTGAATGCAGACGATGCAGAAGCTGTAGTGCATGCTGTATTATTTGCACTTCATTTTAGAATGAAATTTAAGCGTGATGTTTTTATCGACCTATTAGGTTATAGAAAATATGGACATAACGAAGGAGATGAACCGAAGTTTACACAACCTTTATTATACAAAGCAATTTCAAAACATAGAAATCCTAGAGATCTTTATGCTGAAAAATTAATTGCAGAAGGTATTATAGATAATACGTACGTTTCTAAATTAGAAGCAGACTATAAAAATTCTTTAGAGGAAAAATTAGAAGATTCTCGTAAAATAAAGAATACAGAGATTACACCATTTATGAGTAATGAATGGGTGAATTATTCTCCTGCACAAGAAGATGAAATGATGCAGCCAGTAGATACTTCTTATGCTAAAGAAGGATTAGCTAAAATCACGAAAGTACTATCCAATCTTCCAAAGGATAAAAAGTTTATTCGTAAAATTTCTAGACTAATCGAATCAAGACAAACGATGTTTGACGAAAACAGATTAGATTGGGCAATGGCAGAACATTTAGCGTATGGAACTCTTTTAGAAGAAGGTTACGACGTTAGAATTTCTGGTCAAGATGTAGAAAGAGGAACTTTCTCTCATAGACATGCCGTTGTAAAAGTAGAAGACAGTGAAGAAGAAATTATATTACACAATAATTTAAGCGATACACAAGGACGCTTTTTTATATACAACTCACTACTATCTGAATATGGTGTTGTAGGTTTCGATTATGGTTATGCCATGGCAAGTCCACAAACCTTAACCATATGGGAAGCACAATTTGGAGACTTTAGTAATGGAGCACAAATTATGTTAGACCAATACATAACCGCAGCAGAAGATAAGTGGAAGTTGCAAAACGGTTTAGTAATGTTGTTGCCACATGGTTACGAAGGTCAAGGAGCAGAACACTCTTCGGCACGTATGGAACGTTACCTTCAAATGTGTGCAAAAGACAATATGTTTGTAGTAGATTGTACTACACCTGCAAATATGTACCATTTGTTACGTAAGCAAATGAAAGCAAATTTCAGAAAACCATTAATTGTATTTACACCAAAAAGTTTATTACGTCATCCACTTGTAGTATCTAGTGTAGATGAAATGGCAAACGGAAGTTTCCAAATGCTAATAGATGATGCAAAAGCAAAAGCAGACCTAGTAAAAACGTTGGTTTTTGTTACCGGAAAGTTCTATTATGATTTATTAGAAGAACAAGGAAATTTAGGAAGAGAAGATATCGCTTTAGTACGTATAGAGCAATTATTCCCATTACCAGTAGAAGATATTCGTAAAGTATTAGGCAAATATAAAAATGCAGACGATATCGTTTGGGCACAAGAAGAACCAAGAAATATGGGAGCTTATAGTCACATGTTAATGCATTTAGACGAGGCTATGACTTTTAGAGCAGCAAGCAGAAGACCTTATGGAGCACCAGCAGCTGGTAGTTCTGTACGATCTAAAAAACGTCATCAAGAAGTAATTGATTTCGTGTTTGATAAAACAAAAAATAATCAACGATAATATAAAATAAAATTATAGCGCATGATTTTAGAAATGAAAGTTCCTTCACCAGGAGAATCTATTACAGAAGTAGAAATAGCAACATGGTTAGTTGAAGAAGGTGATTATGTAGAAAAAGACCAAGCTATTGCAGAAGTAGATAGTGACAAAGCAACCTTAGAATTGCCTGCTGAAGCTAGCGGAACAATTACTTTTAAAGCGGAAGAAGGAGATGCTGTCGCTGTTGGAGCAGTAGTATGTTTAATAGATACAAGTGCTGCAAAACCAGAAGGTGGAGCTGCACCAAAAGCAGAAACAAAAGCAGAAGCTCCTAAAGCAGAAGCGCCAAAAGTGGAAACGCCTAAAGCGGATACTTATGCAACAGGAACAGCAAGTCCTGCTGCAAAAAAGATTTTAGCAGAAAAAGGTATACAAGCATCTGCGGTTACTGGAACAGGTAAAGATGGTAGAGTAACTAAAGAAGATGCTGTGCAAGCAGTTCCTGCTATGGGAACACCAACTGGTGCAAATAGAGGTTCTTCTAGAAGTAAAATGTCTATGCTACGTCGTAAAGTAGCAGAACGTTTAGTAGAAGTAAAAAACACTACTGCAATGTTAACTACGTTTAACGAAGTTAATATGACTCCAATTTTTGGGTTACGTAATCAATATAAAGAAGACTTTAAAGCAAAACACGGCGTTGGTTTAGGTTTTATGAGTTTCTTTTCACTTGCAGTTGTAAGAGCATTAAAAATGTATCCTGCAGTAAATTCAATGATTGACGGAAAAGAAATGCTAACCTATGATTTTGTAGATATCTCTATAGCAGTTTCTGGACCAAAAGGACTTATGGTTCCAGTTATTAGAAATGCAGAAAATTTATCGTTC is drawn from Lacinutrix sp. WUR7 and contains these coding sequences:
- a CDS encoding 2-oxoglutarate dehydrogenase E1 component, with translation MDKYSFLNAAHTAYFADLYDQYLKNPDSVEPSWRAFFQGYDFGSESFGAEGGTVEAVSTQIPENLQKEFQVVKLIDGYRTRGHLFTATNPVRARRKYAPTLEIENFGLSESDLDTVFNAGEILGIGVQSLREIRKHLEAIYCNSIGIEYMYIRNPERMQWIQNKLNVNDNQPNFSADEKKHILKKLNEAVSFESFLHTKYVGQKRFSLEGGESLIPALDALIEKASEYDVKEFVMGMAHRGRLSTLTNIFGKSAKDIFSEFDGKDYEQEVFDGDVKYHLGWTSDRVTDAGKKINLNIAPNPSHLETVGAVVEGITRAKQDDKYPDNPSQVLPIVVHGDAAIAGQGLVYEIVQMAQLDGYKTNGTIHIVVNNQIGFTTNYLDARSSTYCTDVAKVTLSPVLHVNADDAEAVVHAVLFALHFRMKFKRDVFIDLLGYRKYGHNEGDEPKFTQPLLYKAISKHRNPRDLYAEKLIAEGIIDNTYVSKLEADYKNSLEEKLEDSRKIKNTEITPFMSNEWVNYSPAQEDEMMQPVDTSYAKEGLAKITKVLSNLPKDKKFIRKISRLIESRQTMFDENRLDWAMAEHLAYGTLLEEGYDVRISGQDVERGTFSHRHAVVKVEDSEEEIILHNNLSDTQGRFFIYNSLLSEYGVVGFDYGYAMASPQTLTIWEAQFGDFSNGAQIMLDQYITAAEDKWKLQNGLVMLLPHGYEGQGAEHSSARMERYLQMCAKDNMFVVDCTTPANMYHLLRKQMKANFRKPLIVFTPKSLLRHPLVVSSVDEMANGSFQMLIDDAKAKADLVKTLVFVTGKFYYDLLEEQGNLGREDIALVRIEQLFPLPVEDIRKVLGKYKNADDIVWAQEEPRNMGAYSHMLMHLDEAMTFRAASRRPYGAPAAGSSVRSKKRHQEVIDFVFDKTKNNQR
- a CDS encoding efflux RND transporter periplasmic adaptor subunit, which produces MKNIYPLIILTLLLVSCGGEKKKNSVENILATENLEKIRNKRTELVDDQKVIHDKITILDEAISKLDTVKKIPLITTFTAKHEVFKHVLEIQGNVTTKNLIVIYPEYNGILTKVYVKEGQKVTKGQLLAKIDDGGLSQQVAQLQIQADLAKTTFERQERLWKQKIGSEIQYLQAKSNYDAQTQAVNQLQQQLGKTNVKAPFSGTIDDVITEQGSVVAAGQSQLIRIINLDDMYIETDVPEAYIANVVKGKDVTAEFPILGKTVETTIRQAGDFINPSNRTFKIEVAIPNKDKTIKPNLTAKLKINDYTNEEALLIPQSIISENAEGEQYVYVVNNKNANKEGVAKKIIIKTGRTQGDVIEVLEGIENDAELIKEGARSVKDGQTVKVINY
- a CDS encoding TolC family protein; the encoded protein is MKKSITLLLFLITTAIFSQETTTKFSLQEAIDYALENNRTAKNAVRDIRAAELQKWETTATGLPQLSASVDYQNWLKQQVTLLPAELTGGAPGTFVPVTFSTKQNTAATATLTQKLFDGSYLVGLQSAKVYLEISKNAKEKTDLEVRKAVINAYGNVLLAEESIAVLTRNITVLEKNIFEITKIFENGLEEEESVEQLQITLSGVESQLKNTERLKKLAYQMFNITLGLDVNTDSILTQNLEGLANYNSVLSLLDVEENVENTIDFKIAANDKVSKELLLKLEKSKSLPTLDAFINGGYTAYNEKFHFANTNQKWFGSSLFGVSLNIPLFSSGMRSASTQRAKVNLEKAQDDLTETQQQLKLQIASAKSDYQFAMEDYTNKKDNLNLAERIEQKNQIKFFEGISSSFDLRQAQTQLYTAQQELLQAMLNVINTKAELETVLNEIPKN
- a CDS encoding polyprenyl synthetase family protein; protein product: MQNILFYQEAFVTYLEKFVSKREPESLYDPIHYILQLGGKRLRPVLTLMTAEIFNGDHKKALDAALSIEVFHNFSLVHDDIMDDAPLRRGKETVHEKWNINTGILSGDAMLILAYQLFENYDPKTFQSLAKLFSKTALEVCEGQQYDIDFETRDDVAIVEYLKMIEYKTAVLVGAAMQMGAIVAEATEEDQAIIYQFGKNLGIAFQLQDDYLDAFGDPKTFGKQVGGDIIENKKTYLYLKALEFSSEEDQVQLQHLFSINPSDSSDKIEATKEIFITSGSAEATKQAIEEYTNKAFSVLETLHISEESKNELIQFGKQLMNRSV
- a CDS encoding TetR/AcrR family transcriptional regulator, which translates into the protein MREKIIHKSGELFLTLGFKSVTMDDIANALGISKKTIYQNFDNKTKLIEATTLNMFENICGGIDCICNASHNPIEELYDIKMYVMNYLKNEKTSPQFQLKKYYPQIFRSLQMKQFEKMYVSVKDSIQKGVDTGLFRENIDVDFISRMYFNGMTGIKDENIFPSDRFTMDYLMESYLEYHLRAICNENGLLTLNKFIKTNQS
- a CDS encoding alpha-ketoglutarate decarboxylase, producing the protein MKQKSVFWQKVRFGGGIGLSTGNKTFSATLAPSAIYQFDNAFALGIGLSGSYFSRKDAFKSTIIGGSLIGLYNPLNEIQLSAELEQNNVSRNFDSTLLKDDNYWSPALFVGAGYRTQNVTIGIKYDLLYKEDKSVYASSWAPFVRVYF
- the odhB gene encoding 2-oxoglutarate dehydrogenase complex dihydrolipoyllysine-residue succinyltransferase, whose protein sequence is MILEMKVPSPGESITEVEIATWLVEEGDYVEKDQAIAEVDSDKATLELPAEASGTITFKAEEGDAVAVGAVVCLIDTSAAKPEGGAAPKAETKAEAPKAEAPKVETPKADTYATGTASPAAKKILAEKGIQASAVTGTGKDGRVTKEDAVQAVPAMGTPTGANRGSSRSKMSMLRRKVAERLVEVKNTTAMLTTFNEVNMTPIFGLRNQYKEDFKAKHGVGLGFMSFFSLAVVRALKMYPAVNSMIDGKEMLTYDFVDISIAVSGPKGLMVPVIRNAENLSFRGIESEVKRLALRARDGQITVDEMTGGTFTITNGGVFGSMLSTPIINPPQSGILGMHNIIERPIAVDGKVEIHPMMYLALSYDHRIIDGKESVGFLVAIKEALENPIELLMNNDIKKALEM